AAGAAGCTATGAAATTATTATACACTGGTTACATACCGTATTAACCAGAAGTCAGTTCCTTGTCCTGTCTGGTATACTGGTTGGACTTGCCGCTGGTATGGCGGGCGTAATATTAAAAGTACTGGTACACTATATCCACTACTTTATTACGTACAGAGTGCATTTCAGTACACAGATCATCTTTTATGCATTATTTCCCTTCCTTGGGATTGTATTGACGACCATACTGGTACTGTGGTTCTTCAAAGGACAGGCAAGAAAAGGAATAGGTCTTATTCTACATGAAATCGCCCAGAACTCCAGTATCATTCCTCCTGTAAAAATGTATTCTCAGATCCTCCAGAGTGCGCTTACAGTTGGTTTGGGAGGTTCTGCGGGACTGGAAAGCCCTATTGCGGTAACCGGTGCTGCAATTGGCAGTAACTATGCCAGCAACTATAAATTAGGGTATAAGGAAAGGACGTTATTGCTTGCTGCCGGCGCAACGGCCGGTGTAGCAGCTGCGTTTAATGCACCTATTGCAGGTGTGATGTTCGCCTTCGAAATACTACTGACAGGCGTAGTATTTTCCGATTTCATTCCCCTGATCCTTGCGGCTGTATGCGGTAGCCTGTTATCCAAGATCATTCTTCAGGAAGAAGTCCTGTTTCACTTTGAAACAAGACAGGCGTTCAACTACCACAATGTACCCTATTATATCGGGCTTGGTGTGATCAGCGCGCTCTATGCACGATATTTCATCGTGATGTCACAGCGTATTGAACACTTTATGGCAGAACTGAAATGGCATGCCCTGAAAAAAGCCATTATCGGAGGACTGATAGTATCTGTACTATGTGTACTGATGCCGCCATTATTTGGTGAAGGCTATATCAGTGTGAAACAGCTCACCAATGGTTTTTCTGAATCGATTATACAAAACAGCTTTTTCAGATATTTCCCTGAACAGAGCTGGATGTTACTCGTGTTTACCGGCTTTACCTGTCTGCTGAAAGTATTCGCCACTGCGTTTACCATTCAGAGCGGCGGCAATGGCGGTAACTTTGCACCCTCCCTGTTCGCCGGTGGCTTTCTCGGTTACTTCTTCGCCCTACTATGCTCTCAGCTGGGATTTACAGATGTACCATTCACTAACCTGGTGCTGGTCGGCATGGCAGGTGTGATGAGCGGAGTAATGTATGCGCCGCTGACCGCCATCTTTCTCATAGCAGAAGCCAGCTCCGGATACGATCTTTTTATTCCGCTGATGATCGTGTCTACCACTTCATACCTCCTGGCAAAATGGTTTTCTCCTATCTCTCCCGAACTCAAACACCTGGCAGATAACGGAAAGATCTTCACTAAAGCGCATGATAAAAATATCCTGTCGCTGTTGAAACTGGAGACAATGGTTGAAAAAGATATTCAGACCATCACGCCCGACAAACCGCTCAGAGACCTGATCGAGCTGGTAAAAGAAGGACATCGCAACATGATCAGCGTAGTGAATCCATCAGGAGGACTAGAAGGTATTATTACGCTGGATGACATCAGACCGA
The DNA window shown above is from Chitinophaga agri and carries:
- a CDS encoding chloride channel protein — translated: MSQFKTIKRYHSFFKFKRDFERYSLRKVRSYEIIIHWLHTVLTRSQFLVLSGILVGLAAGMAGVILKVLVHYIHYFITYRVHFSTQIIFYALFPFLGIVLTTILVLWFFKGQARKGIGLILHEIAQNSSIIPPVKMYSQILQSALTVGLGGSAGLESPIAVTGAAIGSNYASNYKLGYKERTLLLAAGATAGVAAAFNAPIAGVMFAFEILLTGVVFSDFIPLILAAVCGSLLSKIILQEEVLFHFETRQAFNYHNVPYYIGLGVISALYARYFIVMSQRIEHFMAELKWHALKKAIIGGLIVSVLCVLMPPLFGEGYISVKQLTNGFSESIIQNSFFRYFPEQSWMLLVFTGFTCLLKVFATAFTIQSGGNGGNFAPSLFAGGFLGYFFALLCSQLGFTDVPFTNLVLVGMAGVMSGVMYAPLTAIFLIAEASSGYDLFIPLMIVSTTSYLLAKWFSPISPELKHLADNGKIFTKAHDKNILSLLKLETMVEKDIQTITPDKPLRDLIELVKEGHRNMISVVNPSGGLEGIITLDDIRPIMFNASLYDTKTVRQLMHPPLAVIHMEDNVADVINKFDEVNAWNLPVIHDNKLVGFVSKSGILNKYRLLLQEYS